Within the Rosa rugosa chromosome 2, drRosRugo1.1, whole genome shotgun sequence genome, the region TATGAGCTGCATGTTGAAAAGGCATCAATTTCATTACTGTGACAATAGCACAATGAGTATATTCAACACAAATAGAATACCCAAATGGAAAGAAAGAGAGTACCCAAATGGAAACAATAGCATCCAAAAGCCAACCAAGCTGCCCAGTAAATGAAAGATAAGTCAACCCAATAGCCACAGCTATATTACCCAACACCCTAGCAGTAGTTCCATCATCTTtcccaccaccacctccaccattAAACCCAAACCCCTGATTAAACCTCACCACAacctctcttttcttcttcctattCCACCCCTCATCTTTCACCAAAATCCCATCTCCACTGATAGACCCTCCCTCCCAAAAAGCCCTCAACTTTAACCTGTTGAGCTTCAAAGAAGCAGTCTTTGTTCTGGGTAGAGAGCAATACTTGATGGGTTTGTTGTATGTGTCATTTCGCAAACTGCTCAACCTGAAAGCTAAGGAATTGATGGAGATTTGAACAATGGCTGTCATGGAAACGGTGGAAGTTGAAGAACAGAGGAGACCCCTATATCTAAAACACTGGTTTTGAGATGTTGATAGAGGATTTCATGATAGAGTCATGATGGCCTGGATTAAAAACTAAGAAGATAATTTTAGCTTTTCTACTTTCACTATTCACTATTCACTATTTGTCACCAGATAAGTGACTTGACAACCGTTATCAGTGCTACGTCTATGTGACCCATGTGTGGCCAACACTATTGCACTTCATAATTTAACATGCAGATAACATACATTTGTGATGTAATGGCTATTTTTCTAAATGATTTTaaatcttttaatttttttaacagACTGAGAGTTAATTCTTTTTTCagaccagaaaaaaaaatagagttaaaagttaaaacacgGGCAGATAACACTTGACCTGATAGCCAACATTAGAATCTTTTCCAAGACGAAATGCTAGAGACCAAAGTGAAATTTTAAGGGTGAAATTCACCCCAAGTTTCATACCAGACTGTTTTAATCAATATGATGAATCGAAATATCTAATATGGAAGCAAAAATTTTGAAGCTTCTTATTTGAACCTCTTTTATGGCACCTCGTTGGTAGAAAAACGTTCGAGAAACTCTATCGGTTTCTTTTCCTCAACTTTTTGTTATATTTTGTCAGGATGAAGCACAGGTAATTTTATTACCGTACAATAACAAAACTTTCTCATTGAAAATATGGTTACACTGATAGAAAAAGCTGGAGCATTAACAAGGATTTATTCAGTACTGAGTACTATATTGAACTTGCTCTTCAGTATTTTGACAAAGGTACAAAAACACTAGCTCACGCAGAATAAGGTATCTTCAGCACCATATATGCATCCTGTCGAATATGATGGATATATTTGTGGACATTCTGTAAATCGATATTGAAGTGAAGACATTCAGTGCACAAAGATGATTTTGAACCACACTGATCGGCTCCTAAATCATTCTGTCTTCTTATCCCGTTTTGCAGTTGATATAGCATCATCTCTATAAGGTTCAGCACCGTAGGCATACTTCTGAACAATCGAGAAGAAAACCATCTCCACACACACTAACATGTTCTGCAGAGCTTCCTCAATATGCTCCACGTCTAGCCAAATATGATGAGATCGAATTATTTTTAATGCTACAAGAATATCAAGAACAATTCCCTGCACAATCCATTGAACAACTGCTTTGTCAAAGTACACAAAAAATATTGCTCTAAAGTATCCTCATACTAAATAATAATCAGCTGTCCTACTAACTGAATCAAGTAACTTGTACTAATtggaaatattcaagaaaataCAGCATGGGTGATCTTTTGAAACCAATACCGGGAATACCAGTTTGTTATGCGTATACTAAAGTAAGTGCCAGATAAATATGAGAGACATGGGTCTCAAAACAATACAGATACAACGGTATCAGATAAAGTGGTCGGACACCTCATAAAACAAAGAGGAAGCTTTACACATTAACACCAGGATTAGAACCAGCATAACATTGGACAAGAAAGGAAATAAACGTATGATGTCCTGGACTCATAACGATCTAAATCTGGAGATGTTAAAGATCATATTACAAGGGTTCCAGAATACCACAATCACTATAACGTCACTAATATGCTAGATCTTGCAGGTGTATAACATGACACAAATAATCACGAAGGAAGAATGCAACATGTATATAACTTATAAAAACAATTTTGCTTTAGGATATTATACAAGAGAAGTTTATCTGCCAGAGAATAAGAATAGTCAAACACAAACCTGCATGACTATCCAGTTGTAATTTCATGCCTAATGGCTAATGAAGGTTAGATTCCATTGTCAAAGTCTATAAAACCTACAAAAACCTTTATCCACAATGGCGTTCTCTAACTTGATAATACACACTTGACAGAAGTATGAACTTGTCAGGTTATGGCTTGACAATTGACATAAAGGGGAGGAGAGTGAGAATTATTAATTACCTGCCAAAAGCAGAAGAAGACAATCCCTTTGATGCACAAGAACTTAGCAAGAGGTTTGTGTGGTGCCAGCTCCTTATCAAAGACATGGTAGAAAATGACAAGAGAATACAGAGCCAGTGACACTGAAATGTTCAAAATCATAGTGAATGTCCAGCTAACCCAAGTGGGATATATTCCAATAAGTTGAAGACTAATCATCAAGATGGAGCACACAGGGCGAATAACAACAAATTGCCATGTCCAGTATTTGAGAAGCTTCAGTGTATGATGGTTCAAACGAACAGAGCGAGGCTGCATTTGATAGATATGAGTCAGTACAAACCCAAACATATCAAGGCAAATAACTTGACTACACAATAGCTAGTTGCAATACATCTGGGGAATAAGAATTAGCTATATACACACTAAAAATACCAATTTATGATAAGATTGAGGATGTCTCCTAAGTTGCGGATCTTAATCTGATGAAGAAAATTCAGGAAAGCACATCATTCATTCAACTGAGTAACACAACCAGAATCAGTGAAGAAATTTCATTTACCACAAACAGAGTCATTGGAAACGAATGGTGAATCTCCCTCCCTTTGATCTCATCAGGCACTATGTTTTTACTTATAGATATGTTCAAGTAGCTATACAGCAAAGCCAAGAACTTGGCTATCACCTGCACATAACAAACCAAGAAACTCAGCACTAACAAACTAAACCCAACTCTTACTTTACTCCATACACAAATGAAAAACTATACATCTCCCAAAATCGAAATCATACCAAAGCTTCATAGCACTCCTTGACCGAGTCCAAGAACATAAAGAAAGCTTTGCTTCCCTGGAAATCAATCAAGCCCACATAGGAATCTATGGCATACAAGGGGGCCA harbors:
- the LOC133731955 gene encoding uncharacterized protein LOC133731955, with the translated sequence MTAIVQISINSLAFRLSSLRNDTYNKPIKYCSLPRTKTASLKLNRLKLRAFWEGGSISGDGILVKDEGWNRKKKREVVVRFNQGFGFNGGGGGGKDDGTTARVLGNIAVAIGLTYLSFTGQLGWLLDAIVSIWLIAFLVPIVGLGAFLWWAGRDMVQDSCPNCGNDFQIFKSTLNDGMQQCPYCSQPFSVVDNKFVMDPVNFSNRSTTFGQAFNDYTRSKTGKKDSSTAVVDVEAEVTDAD
- the LOC133731957 gene encoding uncharacterized protein LOC133731957 encodes the protein MANPAQITLLGSTFCVMLTLHFSVQLLSEHLFCWKKPKEQKAILVIILMAPLYAIDSYVGLIDFQGSKAFFMFLDSVKECYEALVIAKFLALLYSYLNISISKNIVPDEIKGREIHHSFPMTLFVPRSVRLNHHTLKLLKYWTWQFVVIRPVCSILMISLQLIGIYPTWVSWTFTMILNISVSLALYSLVIFYHVFDKELAPHKPLAKFLCIKGIVFFCFWQGIVLDILVALKIIRSHHIWLDVEHIEEALQNMLVCVEMVFFSIVQKYAYGAEPYRDDAISTAKRDKKTE